In one Bosea sp. RAC05 genomic region, the following are encoded:
- a CDS encoding ABC transporter substrate-binding protein, which yields MSLNRRRFVQGAVAAPFVVTTPHAFAQTDRRPALTVAVAELPKVLEPAMELNNVGTRVTYSVFDTVIRRDFKSQPGGGGSKLVPHLAQSWERENPRSLVVKFRPDVKFHNGDEMTAEDVAYTFRNGRLWGDKAEIPGGRPFFGTLEAVEAIDRHTVRFKTAAPDVLMEQRLASWCSWIVNKRHYEQVGLDGFGKNPVGTGPFRFSRMRANEFMEFEAFDGYWMGRPNARRVTFREVPELSARIAGLVSGEFDLITNVPPDQIQVMSSYKDVEARSVVLANSHLLTFDARSPGTSDKRIRQALAVAIDRQKLVDALWLGKAVIPPSHNYPEYGDMFLEGRGLPFNPERARALLREAGYKGEPITYRTMPNYYTGALDAAQIIVEMWKAVGIDARLQVVENFAQMQGAGQQVGNTSNSTRFPDPLGAIWPSWGPASAFQTTKAFAEVDAAPFNAAGRALLGETDPARRKALFAQMLDAYEDACPGTILYQPLETYGVKKKVRWTPYSFFFMDLRADNLSFA from the coding sequence ATGTCGCTCAATCGCCGTCGTTTCGTTCAGGGCGCCGTTGCCGCACCGTTCGTCGTCACCACCCCCCATGCCTTCGCCCAGACCGACCGGCGCCCGGCGCTGACGGTCGCCGTCGCCGAGCTGCCCAAGGTTCTCGAGCCGGCGATGGAGCTGAACAATGTCGGCACGCGCGTCACCTATTCCGTCTTCGACACGGTGATCCGGCGCGACTTCAAGAGCCAGCCGGGGGGAGGCGGCTCCAAACTGGTGCCGCATCTCGCGCAGTCCTGGGAGCGGGAGAATCCGCGTTCGCTGGTCGTCAAGTTCCGGCCCGACGTGAAATTCCACAACGGCGACGAGATGACCGCCGAGGACGTCGCCTACACCTTCCGCAACGGGCGCCTGTGGGGCGACAAGGCCGAAATCCCGGGTGGCCGGCCGTTCTTCGGCACGCTCGAGGCGGTCGAGGCGATCGACCGGCACACCGTCCGTTTCAAGACTGCCGCGCCCGATGTGCTGATGGAGCAGCGGCTGGCCTCCTGGTGCTCCTGGATCGTCAACAAGCGCCATTATGAGCAGGTCGGCCTCGACGGCTTCGGCAAGAACCCTGTGGGGACCGGCCCCTTCCGCTTCTCGCGCATGCGGGCCAACGAGTTCATGGAGTTCGAGGCTTTCGACGGCTACTGGATGGGCCGGCCGAACGCGCGGCGCGTGACCTTCCGCGAAGTCCCGGAGCTGTCCGCGCGCATCGCCGGCCTCGTTTCGGGTGAATTCGACCTCATCACCAATGTGCCGCCGGACCAGATCCAGGTCATGTCGAGCTACAAGGATGTCGAGGCGCGCTCGGTCGTGCTGGCCAACAGCCATCTGCTGACCTTCGATGCGCGCAGCCCCGGCACCTCGGACAAGCGCATCCGGCAGGCGCTCGCGGTCGCCATCGACCGGCAGAAGCTGGTCGACGCGCTGTGGCTGGGCAAGGCGGTGATCCCGCCCTCCCACAACTATCCCGAATATGGCGACATGTTCCTCGAAGGGCGCGGTCTGCCCTTCAACCCCGAGCGGGCCCGCGCGCTGCTGCGCGAAGCCGGCTACAAGGGCGAGCCGATCACCTACCGCACGATGCCGAACTACTACACCGGCGCGCTCGACGCCGCCCAGATCATCGTCGAGATGTGGAAGGCCGTCGGCATCGACGCGCGTCTCCAGGTGGTCGAGAACTTCGCCCAGATGCAGGGGGCCGGGCAGCAGGTCGGCAACACCTCGAACTCGACCCGCTTCCCGGATCCGCTCGGCGCGATCTGGCCGAGCTGGGGCCCGGCCTCGGCCTTCCAGACGACCAAGGCCTTCGCCGAGGTGGATGCAGCCCCCTTCAACGCCGCCGGTCGCGCCCTGCTCGGCGAGACCGACCCCGCCAGGCGCAAGGCGCTTTTTGCCCAGATGC
- a CDS encoding ABC transporter permease encodes MSAAEPLAGGAVSGGAHARFSGGMPLSIRLALGFLLLMVVVSLLAPVIAPYDFATQNLARRLRPPVFWGGEWAYVLGTDHLGRDILSRLIYGIRTSIAIALAGTLIGAAIGTVLGYVAARRRGWLDDVIMMMVDVQAALPAFFIAIAFIALVGSNLLIFVVLVSLEGWERYTRLVRGLVISEQAALYVRAVKALGATANRVNLKHVLPNIAASLVVQMTITFPWVILLETTLSFLGLGVQPPGTSLGQMLGAGRNYLLQAWWIAVCPGLVIFLTTLSVSLFGDWLRDRLDPTLDGAA; translated from the coding sequence GTGAGTGCCGCCGAGCCCCTGGCCGGCGGCGCCGTGTCGGGCGGTGCCCATGCGCGGTTCTCCGGCGGCATGCCGCTCAGCATCCGGCTCGCCCTCGGGTTCCTGCTGCTGATGGTCGTGGTGTCGCTGCTGGCGCCGGTGATCGCGCCCTATGATTTCGCTACGCAGAACCTCGCGCGCCGCCTGCGCCCGCCGGTGTTCTGGGGCGGTGAGTGGGCCTATGTGCTCGGCACGGACCATCTCGGGCGCGATATCCTCAGCCGCCTGATCTACGGCATCCGGACCTCGATCGCGATCGCCCTGGCGGGAACGCTGATCGGGGCGGCGATCGGCACGGTGCTCGGCTATGTCGCGGCCCGCCGCAGAGGCTGGCTCGACGACGTGATCATGATGATGGTGGATGTCCAGGCCGCCCTGCCGGCCTTCTTCATCGCCATCGCCTTCATCGCGCTCGTCGGGTCGAACCTGCTCATCTTCGTCGTGCTGGTCAGTCTCGAGGGCTGGGAGCGCTACACCCGACTCGTGCGCGGGCTCGTGATCTCGGAGCAGGCGGCCCTCTATGTGCGGGCGGTGAAGGCGCTGGGGGCGACGGCCAACCGCGTCAACCTCAAACACGTCCTTCCGAACATCGCCGCCTCGCTGGTGGTGCAGATGACGATCACCTTTCCCTGGGTGATCCTGCTGGAGACCACGCTGTCCTTCCTGGGTCTCGGCGTGCAGCCGCCCGGCACGTCTCTCGGGCAGATGCTGGGCGCGGGCCGGAACTACCTCCTGCAGGCCTGGTGGATCGCGGTCTGCCCCGGCCTCGTGATCTTCCTCACGACCCTGTCGGTCAGCCTGTTCGGGGACTGGCTGCGCGACCGGCTGGACCCGACGCTCGACGGAGCCGCCTGA
- a CDS encoding ABC transporter permease, which yields MLNFIARRMMRALLTLAICVTAVFVVLRLAGDPTDMLLPDDTPPEVKADYRERWGIDRPIVEQYARFLLAVTRGDLGVSFADGRAAVVVVAEAIPNTLLLAAAALCLALIIGIPLGMLAALKHNSALDRIVMSIAVLGFSIPTFFFGILLILLFALTLRWLPSSGTDTWWHLVMPTLTLAAGLLGKIARFTRTAMLEALGQSFVRTARAKGVPRLPVLLRHVFPNAAVPLLMFLGIETGLLFAGAAVTETIFAWPGVGRLLVSSAGARDLAVIQTAILFVAAVIIVSNLAVDIIHALIDPRVDVLGAEGRPS from the coding sequence ATGCTGAACTTCATCGCCCGGCGCATGATGCGAGCGCTTCTGACGCTCGCGATCTGCGTCACCGCCGTGTTCGTCGTCCTGCGGCTGGCCGGCGACCCGACCGACATGCTGCTGCCCGACGACACGCCGCCCGAGGTCAAGGCGGATTATCGCGAGCGCTGGGGCATCGACCGGCCGATCGTCGAGCAGTACGCCCGCTTCCTGCTCGCCGTGACGCGCGGCGATCTCGGGGTGTCGTTCGCCGATGGCCGTGCGGCGGTCGTCGTCGTGGCCGAGGCCATTCCCAACACGCTCCTCCTGGCCGCAGCGGCGCTGTGCCTGGCGCTGATCATCGGCATTCCGCTGGGGATGCTGGCCGCGCTGAAACACAACTCGGCGCTGGACCGGATCGTCATGTCCATCGCCGTATTGGGCTTTTCGATCCCGACCTTCTTCTTCGGCATCCTGCTGATCCTGCTGTTTGCCCTGACGTTGCGCTGGCTGCCCTCCTCGGGCACGGACACCTGGTGGCATCTGGTCATGCCGACGCTGACGCTCGCGGCCGGGCTGCTCGGCAAGATCGCGCGCTTCACCCGCACGGCGATGCTCGAGGCGCTCGGCCAGAGCTTCGTGCGGACGGCGCGCGCCAAGGGCGTGCCCCGACTGCCGGTGCTGCTGCGCCACGTCTTTCCCAACGCGGCGGTGCCGCTGCTGATGTTCCTCGGGATCGAGACGGGGCTGCTGTTCGCGGGTGCGGCCGTGACCGAGACGATCTTCGCCTGGCCGGGCGTCGGCCGCCTGCTGGTCTCGTCGGCAGGCGCGCGCGATCTCGCAGTGATCCAGACTGCGATCCTGTTCGTCGCCGCCGTCATCATCGTCTCGAACCTGGCCGTCGATATCATCCACGCCCTGATCGACCCGCGGGTCGACGTGCTCGGCGCAGAGGGGCGCCCGTCGTGA
- a CDS encoding LysR family transcriptional regulator: protein MDYDWLSDFQALAEHRSFSRAADARNITQPAFSRRIRALEEWIGTALFERGPQGARLTAAGAHFQPHVRDLLALLDRARRETRAVGDRRTTALAIAATHALSFTFFPGWIRRVMQSQALGTINLISDSMAACEQLMLSGEVQFLLCHVHEAMAPPFAADRFPSLRVGDDVLVPLCAPTESGGPRWTLPGAAAQPTPYLGYSQASGLGRIIAACGGLEIGTTVTGLTSHLAATLATMARDGHGVAWLPLTLAAEDLDRGRLVRAGSDRYDIPVEIRLFRSAGRRSEAADDLWAVAEGPVPSGPG from the coding sequence ATGGACTACGATTGGCTGTCGGATTTCCAGGCCTTGGCGGAGCACCGAAGCTTCTCGCGGGCCGCCGACGCCCGCAACATCACGCAACCCGCCTTCAGCCGCAGGATTCGCGCGCTGGAGGAATGGATCGGCACGGCCCTGTTCGAGCGGGGACCGCAGGGCGCGCGCCTGACGGCGGCCGGCGCGCATTTCCAGCCGCATGTCCGGGATCTGCTGGCCCTTCTCGATCGGGCGCGACGCGAAACGCGCGCTGTCGGCGACCGAAGGACCACCGCGCTCGCGATCGCCGCGACCCATGCCCTGTCCTTCACCTTTTTCCCGGGCTGGATCCGGCGGGTGATGCAGTCGCAGGCGCTCGGCACGATCAACCTGATCTCGGACAGCATGGCGGCGTGCGAGCAGCTGATGCTTTCGGGCGAGGTCCAGTTCCTGCTCTGCCATGTCCACGAGGCCATGGCCCCGCCGTTTGCGGCGGACCGTTTTCCCAGCCTGCGCGTCGGCGACGACGTGCTCGTGCCGCTCTGCGCGCCGACCGAAAGCGGGGGGCCGAGATGGACCCTGCCCGGCGCGGCCGCGCAGCCGACCCCCTATCTCGGCTATAGCCAGGCCTCGGGTCTGGGGCGGATCATCGCGGCCTGCGGCGGGCTTGAGATCGGCACCACCGTGACCGGCCTGACATCCCATCTCGCCGCGACGCTGGCGACGATGGCGCGCGACGGGCATGGCGTCGCGTGGTTGCCGCTGACGCTCGCGGCCGAGGATCTGGATCGTGGCCGCCTCGTCCGTGCCGGATCGGACCGCTACGACATCCCGGTCGAGATCCGGCTGTTCCGATCGGCTGGCAGACGCAGCGAAGCGGCCGACGATCTCTGGGCCGTCGCCGAGGGGCCCGTCCCGAGCGGGCCCGGCTGA
- a CDS encoding mandelate racemase/muconate lactonizing enzyme family protein: protein MRIVDVCEVTKPIASPIRNAYIDFSKMTASLVAVVTDVVRDGRRVVGYGFNSNGRYGQGGLIRERFRDRLLQAEPKSVLNEAGDNLCPHKLWAAMMVNEKPGGHGERSVAVGTLDMAIWDATAKIAGKPLFRMLAQQKGREADPRVFVYAAGGYYYPGKDDAQLRAEMRSYLDRGYTVVKMKIGGASIGEDQRRIEAVLDEIGSQARLAVDANGRFDLKTGIAYAEMLRQYPLFWYEEVGDPLDYALQAALSEFYPAPMATGENLFSHQDARNLLRYGGMRPDRDYLQFDCALSYGLVEYLRTLDVLAQFGWSPARCIPHGGHQMSLNIAAGLGLGGNESYPDLFQPYGGFPDGVRVEDGHIVMPELPGIGFEGKGDLIKVMRELAE, encoded by the coding sequence ATGCGGATCGTCGATGTCTGCGAGGTCACCAAGCCGATCGCCTCGCCCATCCGCAACGCCTATATCGACTTCTCGAAGATGACGGCGAGCCTCGTCGCCGTCGTCACCGATGTCGTCAGGGACGGCCGGCGGGTCGTCGGCTACGGCTTCAACTCCAATGGCCGCTACGGACAGGGCGGCCTGATCCGCGAGCGCTTCCGCGACCGGCTGCTCCAGGCGGAGCCGAAGAGCGTCCTCAACGAAGCTGGCGACAATCTCTGCCCGCACAAGCTCTGGGCGGCGATGATGGTCAACGAGAAGCCGGGCGGCCATGGCGAACGCTCCGTGGCGGTCGGAACGCTGGACATGGCGATCTGGGACGCGACGGCGAAGATCGCCGGCAAGCCGCTGTTCCGGATGCTGGCGCAGCAGAAGGGCCGCGAGGCGGACCCACGGGTCTTCGTCTATGCCGCCGGCGGCTATTACTATCCCGGCAAGGACGATGCCCAGCTGCGGGCCGAGATGCGCAGCTATCTCGACCGCGGCTACACGGTCGTGAAGATGAAGATCGGCGGCGCCTCGATCGGCGAGGACCAGCGCCGGATCGAGGCGGTTCTCGACGAGATCGGCTCCCAGGCGAGGCTCGCAGTCGATGCCAATGGCCGCTTCGATCTGAAGACCGGCATCGCCTATGCCGAGATGCTGCGCCAGTACCCGCTGTTCTGGTACGAGGAGGTCGGCGATCCCCTCGACTACGCGCTCCAGGCGGCGCTGTCGGAGTTCTACCCGGCACCGATGGCGACGGGAGAAAACCTGTTCTCGCATCAGGATGCCCGGAACCTGCTTCGCTACGGGGGCATGCGGCCCGACCGCGACTATCTCCAGTTCGACTGCGCGCTGTCCTACGGGCTCGTCGAATATCTGCGCACGCTCGATGTGCTCGCCCAGTTCGGCTGGTCGCCCGCGCGCTGCATCCCGCATGGCGGCCACCAGATGTCGCTCAACATCGCGGCGGGTCTCGGATTGGGCGGCAACGAGAGCTATCCGGACCTGTTCCAGCCCTATGGTGGGTTTCCCGACGGTGTCAGGGTCGAAGACGGCCACATCGTCATGCCCGAGCTGCCGGGCATCGGCTTCGAGGGCAAGGGCGACCTGATCAAGGTGATGCGCGAGCTCGCCGAATAG
- a CDS encoding efflux RND transporter periplasmic adaptor subunit has protein sequence MFSFVRSLARCLVAPVALASLLSVAPLAAHEGHDHGAPPAPVATAGSPRVALHSDAYELVGILRGDRLTLFLDRYAGNAPVTDAGIVVTIGTGADVEARPTPEGTYVVASDRLVGAGPLELVFAITHPGGDDLLIGTLDRPAATTPAAGAPAASGHASARAASVVIAGRPVPVLYLAMGAALAVGLLLGATLRRSRPALSMTGLVLVLLIGGTGLASAHEGHDHGEAAKVAPPAGDTPRRLADGSVFAPKPTQRLLEIRTQVTKTEEARKTLALVGRVIADPNRSGQVQSITGGRIVAPESGLPRLGQIVRRGEILATVEQAVPQADRTTIAERVGEIEQQIAMVEAKLKRSRSLAERAIAPQSQVIDFEIELAGLMRRREIVGRIRIEPELLRAPLDGVVSAVRVVAGQVVGSQDVLFQIVDPAGLWIEALSYGDVDLSQLDGASALLPGGKPLNLSFRGTGRALQQQATLVHFAVEDPPATVAIGQPVRVTARNGASVSGIILPRDAVVRGGNGEALVWRHTDPERFEPRRVRTEPFDATRLVIRAGVAPGERIVVRGAEHLNQIR, from the coding sequence ATGTTTTCGTTCGTCCGCAGCCTCGCACGCTGCCTCGTCGCGCCTGTGGCGCTGGCTTCCCTCCTGTCCGTTGCCCCGCTCGCGGCCCATGAGGGCCACGACCATGGCGCCCCGCCCGCGCCTGTCGCCACGGCGGGCTCGCCGCGGGTGGCGCTGCATTCCGACGCCTATGAACTCGTCGGCATCCTGCGCGGCGACCGGCTGACGCTGTTCCTGGACCGCTATGCCGGCAACGCCCCCGTCACCGATGCCGGCATCGTCGTGACGATCGGCACCGGGGCGGATGTTGAGGCGAGACCGACGCCGGAGGGGACCTACGTCGTGGCCTCGGACCGGCTCGTCGGCGCAGGACCGCTGGAACTCGTCTTCGCCATCACCCATCCCGGCGGCGACGACCTCCTGATCGGAACGCTGGACCGCCCGGCCGCCACCACCCCGGCGGCCGGCGCTCCGGCGGCATCGGGCCACGCCTCCGCGCGGGCTGCGAGCGTCGTCATCGCGGGCCGGCCGGTGCCGGTCCTGTACCTAGCGATGGGCGCGGCGCTGGCCGTGGGGCTCCTGCTCGGCGCCACACTCCGCCGCTCGCGCCCGGCCCTGTCCATGACCGGCCTCGTCCTCGTGCTGCTGATCGGGGGAACGGGCCTGGCGAGCGCCCATGAAGGCCATGATCATGGTGAGGCGGCCAAGGTGGCACCGCCCGCCGGCGATACCCCCCGCCGTCTCGCGGACGGCTCGGTCTTCGCGCCGAAGCCGACGCAGCGGCTGCTGGAGATCCGCACCCAGGTCACCAAGACCGAGGAAGCGCGCAAGACCCTGGCCCTGGTCGGCCGCGTGATCGCCGATCCCAACCGCTCAGGCCAGGTCCAGAGCATCACCGGCGGCCGGATCGTCGCACCCGAGAGCGGCCTGCCGCGGCTGGGCCAGATCGTCCGGCGCGGCGAGATCCTGGCCACCGTCGAGCAGGCCGTGCCGCAGGCCGACCGCACCACCATCGCCGAGCGCGTCGGCGAGATCGAGCAGCAGATCGCCATGGTCGAGGCGAAGCTGAAGCGCTCGCGCAGCCTGGCCGAGCGCGCCATCGCGCCGCAAAGCCAGGTCATCGATTTCGAGATCGAGCTCGCCGGGCTGATGCGGCGGCGCGAGATCGTCGGGCGCATCCGGATCGAGCCCGAACTGCTGCGCGCGCCGCTCGACGGCGTGGTCTCCGCAGTGCGGGTCGTGGCGGGTCAGGTCGTCGGCTCGCAGGACGTCCTGTTCCAGATCGTCGACCCCGCGGGCCTGTGGATCGAGGCCCTGTCCTATGGCGATGTCGATCTCTCGCAGCTCGACGGCGCCTCGGCGCTGCTGCCCGGCGGCAAGCCGCTCAACCTGTCCTTCCGGGGCACCGGGCGGGCGCTGCAGCAGCAGGCGACGCTGGTGCACTTCGCCGTCGAGGACCCGCCCGCCACGGTTGCGATCGGCCAGCCCGTCCGGGTGACGGCTCGCAACGGCGCCAGCGTCAGCGGCATCATCCTGCCGCGCGACGCCGTCGTGCGCGGCGGCAATGGCGAGGCCCTGGTCTGGCGACATACCGATCCCGAGCGCTTCGAGCCCAGGCGAGTCCGCACCGAACCGTTCGACGCGACAAGGCTGGTGATCCGCGCCGGCGTCGCCCCGGGCGAACGCATCGTCGTGCGCGGCGCCGAACATCTCAACCAGATCCGCTGA
- a CDS encoding efflux RND transporter permease subunit, whose protein sequence is MFNLLVSASLRNRLFVIAAALVLMAYGSYVLPRVPVDVFPDLNRPTVTLMTEAEGLAPQEVEQLVTYPLETAMNGMPGVLRVRSVSGVGLSITYVEFDWGTDIYRSRQLVAERLSLVREQLPRGVNPQMGPVSSIMGEIMLVAVTADRASPMEVREIADFIIRPQILNIAGVSQVIPMGGEVRQYRITPDIAAMQALDVTPEQIEAAVTRFGTNTGGGFIDQQGREYLIRNVGLTQRLEDLRNTVVMQRQGQPILLHQVAGVDFAARVKRGDAGYQGRPAVIIGIQKQPEADTVALTRQVETALAEIQKTLPAGISATNVQFRQASFIETSIANVERVLLEAAGVVAVILLLFLMNVRATLISLTAIPVSILTTVLVFQAFGLTINTMTLGGLAIAIGELVDDAVVDVENILRRLKQNRESAAPRPVLAVIAAASQEVRSGIVYATAIIILVFIPLFALSGIEGRLFAPLGIAYIVSILASLIVSITLTPVMAYYLLSRAPSGHERDSFVVRHLKRGNAALLRFAFETRALLVTVVGIGVALAVYGATLLPRTFLPPFNEGTLVVSLQYNPGISLAESHRLGLLAEQLVLRVPEVKSIGRRTGRAELDEHAEGVHSSEVDIDLHRSERPKEAVHADIRAALSVLPVSVNIGQPISHRLDHMLSGVRAQIALKVYGEDLDTIRSLAETLRERLASVPGLVDLQIERQVRIPQLRIDVDHDKAALYGLTPASVTQALETLSNGRTVSQIVDGNRRYDVVLRLSDQDRSTTGLEDLLIATPGGHLPLRLIASVSETDGPNQIQRENGQRRIAVYGNGDGQRDMAAIIADIRGVVAQTPLPQGYVTRMEGTFQAQEEATLRIGLLSLVSLALIFVVLFTRYQSAVLALIIMGNIPLALIGSVVALHLAGQPLSVASMVGFITLAGISARNGILKVSHYINLTLYEGERFGRELVIRGSLERLTPVLMTALSAGLALIPLLYGADQPGREILHPVAVTIFGGLISATIIDTVLTPVLFLTFGRKPLERIIASRMASDGSPSAQEAF, encoded by the coding sequence ATGTTCAACCTCCTCGTCTCGGCCAGCCTGCGCAACCGGCTCTTCGTCATCGCCGCCGCGCTCGTGCTCATGGCCTATGGCAGCTATGTGCTGCCGCGCGTTCCCGTGGACGTCTTCCCCGATCTCAACCGCCCGACCGTCACGCTGATGACCGAAGCCGAGGGGCTCGCCCCGCAGGAGGTCGAGCAGCTCGTCACCTATCCCCTGGAAACGGCGATGAACGGCATGCCCGGCGTGCTGCGCGTGCGCTCCGTCTCGGGCGTCGGACTCTCGATCACCTATGTCGAGTTCGACTGGGGCACCGACATCTACCGGTCGCGCCAGCTCGTCGCCGAGCGGCTGTCGCTGGTGCGCGAGCAGTTGCCGCGTGGCGTCAACCCGCAGATGGGCCCGGTCTCCTCGATCATGGGCGAGATCATGCTGGTCGCGGTGACGGCCGACCGGGCCTCCCCGATGGAGGTCCGCGAGATCGCCGACTTCATCATCCGGCCGCAGATCCTGAACATCGCCGGCGTCTCGCAGGTCATCCCGATGGGGGGCGAGGTCCGCCAGTACCGGATCACGCCCGATATCGCGGCCATGCAGGCACTCGACGTCACGCCCGAGCAGATCGAGGCGGCGGTCACCCGCTTCGGCACCAACACCGGCGGCGGCTTCATCGACCAGCAGGGTCGCGAATACCTGATCCGCAATGTCGGGCTGACGCAGCGGCTGGAGGATCTGCGCAACACCGTCGTGATGCAGCGACAGGGCCAGCCGATCCTGCTGCACCAGGTCGCGGGCGTCGATTTCGCGGCCCGGGTCAAGCGCGGCGACGCCGGCTACCAGGGCCGGCCGGCCGTGATCATCGGCATCCAGAAACAGCCGGAAGCCGACACCGTGGCGCTGACGCGCCAGGTCGAGACCGCACTGGCCGAGATCCAGAAGACCCTGCCCGCCGGCATCTCCGCGACGAATGTCCAGTTCCGGCAGGCGAGCTTCATCGAGACCTCGATCGCCAATGTCGAGCGCGTGCTGCTGGAGGCGGCCGGCGTCGTCGCCGTCATCCTGCTGCTCTTCCTGATGAATGTCCGCGCGACCCTGATCTCGCTGACGGCGATCCCGGTCTCGATCCTGACGACGGTGCTGGTCTTCCAGGCCTTCGGCCTGACCATCAACACGATGACGCTGGGCGGGCTCGCCATCGCGATCGGCGAACTGGTCGACGATGCCGTCGTGGATGTGGAGAACATCCTGCGGCGGCTGAAGCAGAACCGGGAGAGCGCCGCGCCCAGGCCCGTGCTGGCGGTCATCGCGGCGGCCTCGCAGGAGGTCCGGTCGGGCATCGTCTACGCCACCGCGATCATCATCCTCGTCTTCATCCCGCTCTTTGCGCTGTCGGGCATCGAGGGGCGGCTCTTCGCGCCGCTCGGCATTGCCTACATCGTCTCGATCCTGGCCTCGCTGATCGTCTCGATCACGCTGACCCCGGTGATGGCCTATTACCTGTTGTCGCGCGCTCCCAGCGGCCATGAGCGCGACTCCTTCGTCGTGCGCCATCTCAAGCGGGGCAATGCGGCACTGCTGCGCTTCGCCTTCGAAACCCGCGCGCTGCTCGTCACCGTCGTCGGCATCGGCGTGGCGCTGGCCGTCTATGGCGCGACGCTCTTGCCGCGGACCTTCCTGCCGCCCTTCAACGAGGGCACGCTGGTGGTCTCGCTCCAATACAACCCGGGCATCTCGCTGGCCGAGAGCCACCGCCTCGGGCTCCTCGCCGAACAGCTCGTCCTCAGGGTCCCCGAGGTGAAGTCGATCGGCCGCCGCACCGGCCGCGCCGAGCTCGACGAGCACGCCGAGGGCGTCCATTCCTCGGAGGTCGACATCGATCTCCACCGTTCGGAGCGGCCCAAGGAGGCGGTCCACGCCGATATCCGCGCAGCGCTGAGCGTCCTGCCGGTCTCGGTCAACATCGGCCAGCCGATCAGCCACCGGCTCGACCACATGCTCTCGGGCGTGCGCGCCCAGATCGCGCTCAAGGTCTATGGCGAGGACCTCGACACCATCCGCAGCCTCGCCGAGACGCTGCGCGAGCGCCTCGCCTCCGTGCCTGGCCTCGTCGATCTCCAGATCGAGCGGCAGGTCCGCATCCCGCAGCTGCGCATCGACGTCGACCACGACAAGGCCGCGCTCTACGGCCTGACGCCGGCCAGCGTCACCCAGGCGCTGGAGACGCTCTCCAACGGCCGCACCGTCTCGCAGATCGTCGACGGCAACCGCCGCTACGATGTCGTGCTGCGGCTGTCGGACCAGGACCGCTCGACGACCGGGCTCGAGGACCTGCTGATCGCGACGCCCGGTGGCCACCTGCCCTTGCGCCTGATCGCCTCGGTCTCCGAGACGGACGGCCCCAACCAGATCCAGCGCGAGAACGGCCAGCGTCGCATCGCGGTCTACGGCAATGGTGACGGCCAGCGCGACATGGCGGCGATCATCGCCGACATCCGCGGGGTCGTCGCGCAGACGCCGCTGCCGCAGGGCTATGTCACCCGCATGGAGGGCACCTTCCAGGCGCAGGAGGAGGCGACGCTGCGGATCGGGCTGCTCAGCCTGGTGTCGCTGGCGCTGATCTTCGTGGTGCTGTTCACCCGCTACCAGTCGGCGGTGCTGGCGCTGATCATCATGGGCAACATCCCGCTCGCGCTGATCGGCAGCGTCGTGGCGCTGCACCTCGCGGGACAGCCGCTCTCGGTCGCCTCGATGGTCGGCTTCATCACGCTCGCCGGCATCTCGGCCCGCAACGGCATCCTCAAGGTCTCGCACTACATCAATCTGACCCTCTACGAGGGCGAGCGCTTCGGGCGCGAGCTCGTCATCCGCGGCAGCCTGGAGCGGCTGACGCCCGTGCTGATGACGGCGCTCTCGGCGGGGCTCGCGCTGATCCCGCTGCTCTACGGCGCCGACCAGCCCGGGCGCGAGATCCTGCACCCGGTCGCGGTCACGATCTTCGGCGGTCTGATCTCGGCGACGATCATCGACACGGTGCTGACGCCCGTCCTGTTCCTGACCTTCGGCCGAAAGCCGCTCGAGCGCATCATCGCCAGCCGCATGGCGAGCGATGGCAGCCCATCGGCCCAGGAAGCGTTCTGA
- a CDS encoding TspO/MBR family protein encodes MTLMDGLGLAGFVIACVVAASSGAIFKPGAWYEGLAKPWWRPPNWLFPPAWTLLYCMIAASGWLVWRKAGFSGAALPLAVYGIQLVLNAMWSGVFFGLRRMDLAFVNVSALWVSIAALIALFSPIDSLAAWLLVPYLAWVSFAAFLNYTVWRMNPNAPA; translated from the coding sequence ATGACGCTGATGGATGGCCTGGGCCTGGCGGGCTTCGTCATCGCCTGTGTGGTGGCGGCGAGTTCGGGTGCGATCTTCAAGCCCGGCGCCTGGTATGAGGGGCTGGCGAAGCCCTGGTGGCGGCCGCCGAACTGGCTGTTCCCGCCGGCCTGGACGCTGCTCTACTGCATGATCGCAGCATCCGGCTGGCTGGTCTGGCGCAAGGCGGGCTTCAGTGGCGCCGCCCTGCCGCTGGCCGTCTACGGCATCCAGCTCGTCCTGAACGCGATGTGGTCGGGCGTGTTCTTCGGCCTGCGCCGGATGGACCTCGCCTTCGTTAACGTGTCGGCACTATGGGTCTCGATCGCGGCGCTGATCGCCCTGTTTTCGCCGATCGATTCGCTCGCGGCCTGGCTGCTGGTGCCCTATCTCGCCTGGGTCAGCTTCGCGGCGTTCCTGAACTACACCGTCTGGCGGATGAACCCCAACGCCCCGGCCTGA